The Synechococcus sp. MVIR-18-1 region TTTAATCGTTGAAGATGCGTTAAAAGACGAACGATTTTTTGACAACCCCTTAGTTCGAGGAGAGCCTAAAATTAGATTGTATGCAGGCTTCCCGCTGCAAAATGACAAAAACCTCAGAATCGGGACGCTTTGCGTGATCGATAGAGAGCCCCATGGGCTGACTGATAAGCAGTTCAGCATCATGCAATCTCTTTCAAGACAAGCTGTTGCCTTTCTTGAACTGAGGAAGAGATCGATCAATTTAATTGAATCTTATTGCTCACTAGAAGATTCTGGCAATATCATTTCAACCTGTTCTTATTGCCGAAAAGCAAAAGATACTTCTGGCCACTGGTCACACCTAGATCAGTATTTATCTGCACGTACAAACTTAAATTTCAGCCACGGGATCTGTGATACATGCATCGAAGAGCATTTCCCCGACGTCCTCGAGGTCTGGGAAGCAGAAGAGAAGGACAAGGTCCTGCAAAATCCAACTCCATGAAAGAGACCCTGCTCCATGACTGCTTCCATGACCTAACCAAGGAGCAACGGGCCCTCGGGAACCAGCCACAGCACATGCGCTAGAACACTTGTACTATTAAAGGGCCGTCATTGCGCTTCCGTGAGAGTGGATCGGATCTCGCTTCAGCCACCCCAGCCTCTGCGGCTCCAGCGTCAAAGGCTCAGCCTTCCTCTAGCAAGTGACCAGGTTGCCGCAGGGTTCCCCTCCCCTGCCGATGACTACATCGACGTGGGGATCGATCTCAATGAACAACTGATTCGCCATCCAAGCAGCACCTTTTTTCTGCGTGTGAGCGGCGACTCCATGACTGGCGCGGGCATTCACCATGGCGATCTCCTACTCGTCGATCGCAGCCTCGATCCTCGCCCTGGACGAGTGGTGGTAGCCGTCCTGGATGGGGCCTTCACTCTCAAACGCCTCGCTCGCTATCGCGGCCATCTACGCCTGGAAGCGGCCAACCCTGACTATCCCCATTTAGATCTCCATCGTTGCGGAGATGTGCAGATCTGGGGCGTCGCCATTCACGTCATCCATCCGCTCTAGAGCTCAGGTCCTCGCGATGAACCAGGTCACGGCTCTCATTGATGCCAACAATTTTTATGCCTCATGCGAGCAGAGCCTGGATCCGGCCCTGATCGGCAGGCCAGTGGTGGTGCTCTCAAATAATGATGGCTGCATCGTGGCCCGTAGCGCTGAAGCACGAGCTCTTGGCATCGCCATGGGCACTCCCTATTTCAAGGCGAAACGAGATCTGGAACAGAACCATGTTGTGATTCGCAGCTCGAATTACGCGCTCTACGCCGACATGAGTCAGCGGCTGATGAGTTTGTTGGAAAGCCAGGTTGAGGATCTGGAGATTTACTCCATCGATGAGGCTTTTGCCCGGCTCAGCCGCCCATCGGACGGAAATCTGCGTCCATGGGCCCAGCAGTTGCGAACCTTGGCTCGACGCAACCTCGGATTACCCATTGCCATTGGTCTCGGAGCCAGCAAAGGACAGGCCAAGCTCGCCAACCGCCTCGCGAAAGTGGTGCCGGCCCACGCTGGACTCTTTGATCTTGGATTGTGTCGCGATCCCGATCGCTGGCTGGAAACAATTTCGATTGAAGACGTCTGGGGCATCGGCCGCAAACTCGCTGTCTGGTGCCGAATGCGGGGAGTGGTGAACGCACGGGAGCTGCGTGATATGCCCAGCGGATGCCTGCGCGCAAAGGCCGGTGTGGTGGGAGTTCGACTCCAAAGAGAACTGCAAGGTCATGCCTGCCTACCGCTTGATCTCCAACCCTCTGCAAAGCAGGAAACCTGCGTAAGCCGCAGTTTCAGTCATCCAATCACCAGCCTGGGAGAGCTCCGTGAAGCGATAGCGACCTATGTAGTGCGAGCAGCTGAGAAGCTGCGAAAACAGCATCAACGCACAGCGGCTCTCACCATTTATACGCGCACCAGCCCATTCATTCCAGGCTTTTACAGCCGAGCTGCCAGCACCAGCCTTGATCTACCCAGCAACGACACACGCGTGTTGTTGGACGCTGCATTACCCCTAGTGGACCGAATTTTCCAACCGCACCGACCGCTGGCGAAGGCAGGTGTTCTGATGCAACACCTGCAGGGAATCGATCAACTTCAACAGCATCTATGGGTGCCCTGCACAGAGGAAGAGCAACGGAAACGGGAGAGCTTGATGGCAACAGTCGATCGCCTCAATCACCGCTACGGGCGAGGTACGGTGCAATGGGCTGCCTGCGGTCTGGATCCGAGCTGGGCCATGCGACGCGAACGGCTGGGTCGGGCAGCCACAACTCGCCTGAGCGACGTGCCTGTGGTGCAGGCATAAGAAACGATGGAATTGTTCAATGACCAGTCACCATGTCAGTCATGATCTGATTCCATTTCTTCTCTGGCATATTCCTAAACATCCAATCGCGAACCCAGCCTTTGAGATCACCACAAGTGGATAAATCAAGGCCACGTCGTGATTCCTTAATCACCGAATCCGCTGCATGCTTACGCACCGCCTGGAAATCTTGAAAGATGGCAGGAATAGACCGACCAGAACCAATTAAATCGGCAAGGAATGCGGCATCAGCAATCGCTGAACAGGCTCCCATTCCGGCATACGGACTAGTGGCATGGGCAGCATCACCAATCATCAAGACGCGATCACGGTACCAAGGAGACAAGGCCAAAAGATCTCCGGCCTGAGTAGGCACCATTTGATCTTCATCAGTACATTCCAAACAGGACTTGATCATCTCTGGAAGAGGCTTCATACGATTGAAAATCTGATCTTTTTTTGATTCAACTGCACTAGGAATATAATTTTTAAAAGCAACATACCAGCGTGTTTCACCATGCCCAAGATCAGCAACTCCTGCTTTCACACCCGGCTGCCAAAACTCCATTTGAGTGTTTAATGGCAACAAGGGAGGACGTTGATTGATCACTGAGATCCAACCACCAGAGCCAAGCATTCTGAGCTGAACACCTGGATGAATAAACATCCTAACAACACTATTAGATCCATCACAGGCAATCAAAATATCGCCTTGATCTGAGCTACCATCAGCAAAAGTTGCTATCGCTTTCTCCTCAAGACTAGAGACAGAAATACATTCACTACCAAGAATTAAATCATCACCGACCATTCTAGATAGCAATTCAGAAAGGCGATATCGATTGATTTCATAACTATTTGCTCCATGCAATCGCGACACTGAGCCGATTGGCATCTCACAAACAAATCTTCCCTTTCGACCATGGATTTGGAATGATTCGAGGGGCGCACCTACCTCATCAACAGGAATGCCCAAGTCCTGCAAGATTTTGATCGCATAACTCCAAATCAGAAATCCTGTTTGCTGATTTTGGTAATGATCATACTTTTCATGAACAACAACAGGGATTCCGAGTTTCTTAAGGGACAAGGCAAGCGTTAGACCAGCAATCCCACCACCAATAATCAACACCTTCTTCATCATTCAATACCAAAAGAAAAGATGAACCCAGCAGACGAAAGTCGGCTAATCTGAATAATCAAGATTATTTTACAAGCAAAATTATTCAAGATCAACACCAGCAAAAACAACTTAATGCTACCAGCAGCAGCTTCAGCTATCACAATTAAGCATCTGGGCTTACATCCGTTAAAGCAAATATAGATTATGGCAACAGAAAATTGACAGTGCCACTTTTTACGCCTTAAGTAAAGGATCAGAAATAGGCAAAAATGCCAGGATCAATCCTTAAGGCAATCTTTCCAGTCATTGCATACTTATGCATTGGCTACATCGCAAAACGAACCAAAAAATTCGACCCGAGCAATAGCGGAATCTTAATTGGCTACGTCTTAAACATCTCAATTCCTTGCATGATTGTCCTTGACATGACAAGGCAGGACATGTTCAAAGACCTTTCAAAGTATGCTGAATTCTTCGGCGGTTATCTATTAGTATCCGCCATTGTATTCACCATAGCCTATTCATATGCACGGATCGTTAAGCGCCAAAATCTATTGATTGGATCTTACTTTTCCGCTGCCGCTTCCTATTCAAATACCTGCATGATTGCACTGCCAATCCTTGCCATAATGCTTCCAGTTGGCGGTGCAACGTATGGCGTGATTGGAGTAATGGTTTTGATCATTGGATTGCAAACAACATCTATCATCTACGAATACACCTCAGAAGAAAACGCAAAACTAGATGTACGAAAAATACTCATTTCAATCGGCAAAGCCATGAAAGCGAATTACTTCATTGCCATGGTGTTGGGCTTAATTCTTTCTTTCCTAGGTTTCCAATTTCCGAGCGTCTTAAGTACGAGCTTGAACGCAGTGGGCATGACAACAGCACCAGTCGCACTCTTTGCCATTGGAGCTCAGTTGAATTTCACACTTTTCAAAAATCACATTCGCATCGTGAGTGAATGTACATTTTTCAAATTATTCCTGATGCCAGCGCTT contains the following coding sequences:
- a CDS encoding GAF domain-containing protein; its protein translation is MKKPEIPINETERLKALSEYKILGTKPEENYNDITKIASLTCGTPIALLSLVDSNRQWFKAKVGIEAEETVRDWSFCAHAIHSSEPLIVEDALKDERFFDNPLVRGEPKIRLYAGFPLQNDKNLRIGTLCVIDREPHGLTDKQFSIMQSLSRQAVAFLELRKRSINLIESYCSLEDSGNIISTCSYCRKAKDTSGHWSHLDQYLSARTNLNFSHGICDTCIEEHFPDVLEVWEAEEKDKVLQNPTP
- a CDS encoding AEC family transporter, which encodes MPGSILKAIFPVIAYLCIGYIAKRTKKFDPSNSGILIGYVLNISIPCMIVLDMTRQDMFKDLSKYAEFFGGYLLVSAIVFTIAYSYARIVKRQNLLIGSYFSAAASYSNTCMIALPILAIMLPVGGATYGVIGVMVLIIGLQTTSIIYEYTSEENAKLDVRKILISIGKAMKANYFIAMVLGLILSFLGFQFPSVLSTSLNAVGMTTAPVALFAIGAQLNFTLFKNHIRIVSECTFFKLFLMPALAWFICDLVKLPPAPSVAVILCSAVPTAKCQYAVARSHDVYVEETESIVAGTTILSMVTLAVVIAMLAKEYPTLVT
- a CDS encoding LexA family transcriptional regulator, translated to MRVDRISLQPPQPLRLQRQRLSLPLASDQVAAGFPSPADDYIDVGIDLNEQLIRHPSSTFFLRVSGDSMTGAGIHHGDLLLVDRSLDPRPGRVVVAVLDGAFTLKRLARYRGHLRLEAANPDYPHLDLHRCGDVQIWGVAIHVIHPL
- a CDS encoding Y-family DNA polymerase; its protein translation is MNQVTALIDANNFYASCEQSLDPALIGRPVVVLSNNDGCIVARSAEARALGIAMGTPYFKAKRDLEQNHVVIRSSNYALYADMSQRLMSLLESQVEDLEIYSIDEAFARLSRPSDGNLRPWAQQLRTLARRNLGLPIAIGLGASKGQAKLANRLAKVVPAHAGLFDLGLCRDPDRWLETISIEDVWGIGRKLAVWCRMRGVVNARELRDMPSGCLRAKAGVVGVRLQRELQGHACLPLDLQPSAKQETCVSRSFSHPITSLGELREAIATYVVRAAEKLRKQHQRTAALTIYTRTSPFIPGFYSRAASTSLDLPSNDTRVLLDAALPLVDRIFQPHRPLAKAGVLMQHLQGIDQLQQHLWVPCTEEEQRKRESLMATVDRLNHRYGRGTVQWAACGLDPSWAMRRERLGRAATTRLSDVPVVQA
- a CDS encoding NAD(P)/FAD-dependent oxidoreductase, giving the protein MMKKVLIIGGGIAGLTLALSLKKLGIPVVVHEKYDHYQNQQTGFLIWSYAIKILQDLGIPVDEVGAPLESFQIHGRKGRFVCEMPIGSVSRLHGANSYEINRYRLSELLSRMVGDDLILGSECISVSSLEEKAIATFADGSSDQGDILIACDGSNSVVRMFIHPGVQLRMLGSGGWISVINQRPPLLPLNTQMEFWQPGVKAGVADLGHGETRWYVAFKNYIPSAVESKKDQIFNRMKPLPEMIKSCLECTDEDQMVPTQAGDLLALSPWYRDRVLMIGDAAHATSPYAGMGACSAIADAAFLADLIGSGRSIPAIFQDFQAVRKHAADSVIKESRRGLDLSTCGDLKGWVRDWMFRNMPEKKWNQIMTDMVTGH